A section of the Myxocyprinus asiaticus isolate MX2 ecotype Aquarium Trade chromosome 22, UBuf_Myxa_2, whole genome shotgun sequence genome encodes:
- the LOC127413438 gene encoding NADH dehydrogenase [ubiquinone] 1 alpha subcomplex subunit 4-like 2, with the protein MLRTVRDQVRKHPGLIPQFFFICLGMGGAFLYLFRLARGPHVTWNKSINPEPWNQLSPNYQYKFVAINTDYKNLKKEGPDF; encoded by the exons ATGCTCCGCACAGTGCGAGATCAGGTTAGGAAACATCCCGGA CTCATCCCACAGtttttcttcatctgtctgggaaTGGGTGGAGCGTTCCTGTATTTGTTTCGTCTCGCAAGAGGACCTCATGTCAC CTGGAACAAGAGCATTAACCCTGAACCCTGGAATCAGCTCAGTCCAAACTACCAGTACAAG TTTGTGGCCATTAACACAGACTACAAAAACCTGAAGAAGGAAGGACCAGACTTCTGA